CCACCTGCGCCGGGCCGACGCCTTCGTCACCGCCAGCGAGCACGAGGGGTTCTGCGTGCCGCTGCTCGAGGCCATGGCGCTCGACACGCCGGCCGTGGCCAAGGCGGTGGCGGCCGTGCCGGAGACGGCCGGCGGCGCCGCGCTCCTGCTGCCGCCCGACGCCGGGCCGGCGCTGCTGGCCGAGGCCATGGCGATGACGGCCGAGCGGCCGGAGGTGTCGGCGGCCCTCGTGCGGGCCGGCCGCGAGCGGCTGGCCGAGGTGGCCGCCGCCGACCCCCGCGCCGCCCTGCTCGAGGCGCTGGCCGAGGTGGTCTAGGTGCGGCTGCTGTTCGTCGTGCAGCGCTACGGGCGGGAGGTGGCCGGCGGCGCCGAGCTGGCCTGCCGCCTGACCGCCACCCACCTCACGGCGCGGGGCCACGAGGTCCACGTGCTCACGTCGAGGGCGAGGTCCTACGTCGACTGGGCCGACCACTACCCGGCCGGCGACGAGGAGGTCGACGGCGTCGTCGTCCACCGCCTCGGCGTGGACCGGCCCCGCGACGACCGCCGCTTCGGGGAGCTCAACCGCCGGGCCGCCTACGGGCCCACGCCGGCCGCCCTGCCGCTCCAGCGGGAGTGGATGCGGGCCCAGGGGCCGAGCCTGCCCGGGCTGGGGCCGTGGCTGGCCCGGGAGGCGGCCGGGTTCGACGTCGCCGGGTTCTGGACCTACCTGTACCGCACGACGGCCGACGGGCTCCCGGTGGCGGCCGCCCACACGCCGACCGTGCTCCACCCGACGGCCCACGACGAGCCGCCGCTGCGGCTGGCGCTGTTCGACCGGCTCGTCCGCCGGGCCGACGCCCTCGTGTGCCTGACCCCCGAGGAGCAGGCGCTGCTGCGCGGGCGGTTCGGCCGCCTGCGGCACACGGCCGTCGTCGGGCTCGGCACCGACCTGGACCCGCCGGTCGGCGACCCGGCCGCCTTCCGGGCCCGCCACGG
The Acidimicrobiales bacterium genome window above contains:
- a CDS encoding glycosyltransferase, with protein sequence HLRRADAFVTASEHEGFCVPLLEAMALDTPAVAKAVAAVPETAGGAALLLPPDAGPALLAEAMAMTAERPEVSAALVRAGRERLAEVAAADPRAALLEALAEVV
- a CDS encoding glycosyltransferase family 4 protein; its protein translation is MRLLFVVQRYGREVAGGAELACRLTATHLTARGHEVHVLTSRARSYVDWADHYPAGDEEVDGVVVHRLGVDRPRDDRRFGELNRRAAYGPTPAALPLQREWMRAQGPSLPGLGPWLAREAAGFDVAGFWTYLYRTTADGLPVAAAHTPTVLHPTAHDEPPLRLALFDRLVRRADALVCLTPEEQALLRGRFGRLRHTAVVGLGTDLDPPVGDPAAFRARHGLGDAPYLVCVGRIDPAKGTDELTSFFAAHKAARPGPLKLVLVGEPVRPLPPHPDVILTGWVDEAERRAAVAGALALVQPSYFESFSLVLVEAWAQGAAALVQGRCAVLAGHARRSGGALPYEGYAQFSAAVDWLQEDPGLAARLGAAGRAYVERECDWDRLVDRYERLLRVVATRSPRAVSRGGVRLTWAAPTGA